In one Hydrogenobacter sp. genomic region, the following are encoded:
- a CDS encoding c-type cytochrome → MWLLLVFLLALSCQKVEKKQNSEIYTKELFKLRGCTNCHDTKRPLVGPSFEDIAQRYGGEENKEVLVKSIMEGSCNKWGVRYRCMPPQRVEKEEAERMVDWILHLKTTKPPISSS, encoded by the coding sequence ATGTGGCTCCTTCTTGTGTTTTTGCTTGCCCTATCCTGCCAAAAGGTGGAGAAAAAACAAAACTCAGAGATATATACCAAAGAACTTTTTAAGCTAAGGGGATGTACCAACTGCCACGATACAAAAAGACCGTTGGTGGGACCATCTTTTGAGGATATAGCTCAAAGGTATGGAGGTGAAGAGAATAAGGAAGTTCTTGTGAAAAGCATTATGGAAGGTTCTTGTAATAAGTGGGGGGTAAGGTACAGATGTATGCCACCACAGAGAGTAGAAAAAGAGGAGGCTGAGAGGATGGTGGATTGGATACTTCACCTCAAAACAACAAAGCCTCCCATATCTTCATCGTAA
- a CDS encoding hydrogenase iron-sulfur subunit: MEVLSKITPFYANFQRLSYSLSRFFSSRLNPFYHLGAIAIFLLVIDALSGIYLFFFYSIDPQTSHASVEAISKNLLGSIMRGVHRYSSDALILTTLAHMVHVIITDRFRMFRWVAWVTGVATLLIFLAIGVSGYILVWDERAQLTGLLIAKFFSFLPVFGDALMSAFLGSDIKYLGGLFRILLFAHIALTILIVFTLWVHVMRNARPRLIPPRFLYITITLLIVLLSALFPAKSDPPAHISRLPFEMSVDWFYLFGYPLLKYIPMSANWLLFLGFFTFLFVFPWLIKGRKNPPAHIDFERCTGCEQCYIDCPYEAIVMKEHEGKKKAVLNEEKCAGCGICVGSCSTLVIDIPTFPVEEVMNKIREEKPRYVAFRCPFSAVPPERKELLTFTLPCAGALNTHYVEDILSMGVEGVVVVSCEYEDCYFREGNKWLEERYERKRRPILKKKVMGGRVLILEAPYVKSIEKEVDEFISSPKEGQEVKLITSGRLNYAVASGVLALPIFLFYPLTTHKIAFYPVDRSAVVLSFKYRSSPVKETLAEESKGLKHMRSQVAIVKERSPIKVELYEEGRAVYSKVFNPRGIRRDASVFVYEELFFNPGRHSLVMRIEETKGKKNIKEIRLEAELKPRESLLITYDEDMGGFVVLR; the protein is encoded by the coding sequence ATGGAAGTATTATCAAAAATAACCCCCTTTTACGCTAATTTTCAAAGGCTATCTTATTCTCTCAGCAGGTTCTTCAGCTCAAGATTAAATCCTTTTTATCACCTTGGTGCGATAGCTATCTTCTTATTAGTAATAGACGCACTTTCGGGTATATACCTATTTTTCTTTTATAGCATAGATCCGCAGACCTCCCATGCCTCCGTAGAAGCAATATCCAAAAATCTTCTCGGAAGCATAATGCGTGGTGTACATCGCTACTCTTCAGACGCCCTAATTCTTACGACCCTTGCCCACATGGTGCATGTGATAATAACGGACAGGTTTCGCATGTTCAGGTGGGTGGCATGGGTCACTGGCGTTGCAACCCTTCTTATATTTTTAGCCATAGGTGTATCGGGCTATATACTGGTCTGGGACGAAAGGGCACAGCTTACAGGTCTTTTAATCGCCAAGTTCTTCTCATTCCTTCCCGTTTTTGGCGATGCCCTTATGAGCGCCTTCCTCGGTAGCGACATAAAGTATCTTGGGGGTCTTTTCAGAATACTTCTCTTTGCTCACATTGCCCTCACCATACTCATAGTCTTTACCCTATGGGTGCATGTGATGAGAAACGCAAGACCGAGGCTCATACCCCCAAGGTTTCTGTATATAACCATAACCCTTCTGATAGTGCTTCTTTCGGCTCTCTTCCCCGCAAAGAGCGACCCACCAGCTCACATAAGCAGGCTACCCTTTGAGATGAGCGTGGACTGGTTTTACCTCTTTGGTTATCCTCTCCTAAAATACATACCCATGTCCGCTAACTGGCTCCTCTTTTTAGGCTTTTTCACCTTTCTCTTCGTCTTCCCCTGGCTCATAAAGGGCAGGAAAAACCCACCAGCCCACATAGACTTTGAAAGATGCACGGGTTGTGAGCAGTGCTACATAGACTGTCCCTACGAAGCCATAGTTATGAAGGAGCATGAAGGAAAGAAGAAGGCGGTTCTAAACGAGGAAAAATGTGCGGGCTGTGGCATATGCGTGGGCTCCTGCAGTACCTTGGTGATAGACATACCCACCTTCCCCGTTGAAGAGGTTATGAATAAAATAAGAGAGGAAAAGCCCAGGTATGTAGCCTTCAGGTGTCCCTTTAGCGCTGTACCACCAGAAAGAAAGGAACTTCTTACCTTTACACTGCCCTGCGCCGGTGCCCTAAACACCCATTATGTAGAGGACATATTAAGCATGGGGGTGGAGGGTGTGGTGGTTGTCTCCTGCGAATATGAGGACTGCTACTTTAGGGAAGGCAACAAGTGGCTCGAGGAGAGGTATGAAAGGAAGAGAAGACCCATACTGAAGAAGAAGGTGATGGGCGGCAGGGTGCTTATACTTGAAGCCCCCTATGTGAAATCCATAGAGAAGGAGGTGGATGAGTTTATCTCCTCTCCAAAGGAGGGTCAGGAGGTAAAACTTATCACCTCTGGAAGGCTAAACTACGCAGTAGCTTCAGGAGTGCTTGCCCTCCCCATATTCCTCTTTTACCCCCTCACCACACATAAGATAGCATTTTACCCAGTGGATAGATCAGCCGTAGTTTTGAGCTTCAAGTATAGGTCTTCTCCAGTTAAAGAGACCTTAGCAGAAGAGAGTAAAGGCTTAAAACATATGCGGAGCCAAGTCGCTATTGTTAAAGAAAGGTCGCCTATAAAGGTGGAGCTTTATGAAGAAGGGAGAGCAGTTTACTCTAAGGTATTCAATCCAAGGGGCATAAGAAGGGATGCCTCCGTATTTGTTTACGAGGAACTTTTCTTTAATCCAGGCAGGCACAGTTTAGTCATGCGTATTGAAGAGACAAAAGGCAAGAAAAATATCAAGGAAATAAGGTTGGAAGCAGAGCTAAAGCCGAGAGAAAGTCTATTGATAACTTACGATGAAGATATGGGAGGCTTTGTTGTTTTGAGGTGA
- a CDS encoding cytochrome C oxidase subunit II, translating to MALLPPEEGWYYKKVARDEKMWIAIALVVCLTLFFWMVVWHVYGRQNPSFTTYRTTPQEFNALTQAFIGKYRTGEMNGIPVVEPPPNSDVFLLAKMWRWEPVLVLKKGQEYRFHISSLDLLHGFSLQPVNMNFMVYPGYDYVLTFRPTSAGEFAIVCNEFCGVGHHTMIGKIIVKE from the coding sequence ATGGCGCTACTTCCACCCGAAGAAGGTTGGTATTACAAAAAGGTGGCAAGGGATGAGAAGATGTGGATAGCCATAGCCCTCGTTGTATGCCTTACGCTCTTCTTCTGGATGGTGGTATGGCATGTCTACGGCAGACAGAACCCCTCCTTCACCACTTACAGGACAACGCCCCAGGAGTTTAACGCCCTCACGCAGGCTTTTATTGGGAAATACAGGACGGGTGAGATGAACGGCATACCGGTGGTGGAGCCTCCACCCAACAGCGATGTGTTTCTGCTTGCTAAGATGTGGAGGTGGGAGCCTGTGTTAGTGCTGAAAAAGGGTCAGGAATACAGGTTTCACATATCCTCCCTTGACCTGCTCCACGGCTTTTCTCTCCAGCCCGTAAACATGAACTTCATGGTATACCCAGGCTACGACTATGTGCTGACCTTCAGACCCACATCCGCAGGAGAGTTTGCCATAGTTTGCAACGAGTTTTGTGGTGTAGGGCACCATACGATGATAGGGAAAATCATAGTAAAAGAGTGA